One window from the genome of Haloprofundus halobius encodes:
- the cca gene encoding CCA tRNA nucleotidyltransferase — protein MTDLDSVVAAVRERIDPDADERAALAAAVDALRERVEATVSDLPVEADAVQVGSTARGTWLSGDRDIDLFVRFPPALPREELERYGLEIGRAVLPGGHEEYAEHPYVKGDFEGFDVDLVPCYDVPEATDIQSAVDRTPFHNAYLDAKLDDDLRADVRVFKRFLKGIGAYGSDLRTKGFSGYLSELLILEHGGFEPLLRAAADWHPPVEFDPEDHGRATFDDPLVVIDPTDPERNVAAVLSAANVARLQHYARELLAEPREALFFPPDEQSYSRVDVREQLSRRGTHPVAVVFDAPEIVEDQLYPQLEKSLSGVVSELDRRGFAPLRATAMADGRAVLFVECSVAERSAFARHDGPPVAVRQHATGFFEKYQGADDVYGPFIDGDRYVVERERAFTTPEALLSSDALFDVALGAQVGSVLGERYEVLVGDDVATLADEFGDELRAHFEPRP, from the coding sequence ATGACCGACCTCGACAGCGTCGTCGCGGCCGTCCGCGAGCGCATCGACCCCGACGCCGACGAACGCGCCGCCCTCGCGGCGGCCGTCGACGCCCTCCGCGAGCGTGTCGAGGCCACCGTCTCCGACCTCCCCGTCGAGGCCGACGCCGTTCAGGTCGGTAGCACCGCCCGCGGGACGTGGCTCTCCGGCGACCGCGACATCGACCTGTTCGTCCGCTTCCCGCCGGCGCTCCCGCGCGAGGAGCTCGAACGCTACGGACTGGAAATCGGCCGCGCCGTCCTTCCGGGCGGTCACGAGGAGTACGCCGAACACCCGTACGTCAAGGGCGACTTCGAGGGGTTCGACGTGGACCTAGTCCCCTGTTACGACGTGCCCGAGGCGACCGACATCCAGTCGGCAGTCGACCGGACGCCCTTCCACAACGCCTACCTCGACGCCAAACTGGACGACGACCTTCGAGCCGACGTTCGCGTGTTCAAACGCTTCCTCAAAGGCATCGGTGCGTACGGCAGCGACCTCCGCACGAAGGGGTTCTCCGGCTACCTCTCGGAACTCCTGATTCTGGAACACGGCGGCTTCGAACCGCTGCTTCGCGCCGCCGCCGACTGGCACCCGCCCGTCGAGTTCGACCCCGAAGATCACGGCCGGGCGACGTTCGACGACCCGCTCGTCGTCATCGACCCGACCGACCCGGAGCGAAATGTCGCCGCCGTGCTCTCGGCGGCGAACGTCGCCCGCCTGCAGCACTACGCCCGCGAGTTGCTCGCCGAACCGCGCGAAGCGTTGTTCTTCCCGCCGGACGAGCAGTCGTACTCGCGGGTCGACGTCCGCGAGCAGCTCTCGCGGCGCGGGACCCACCCCGTCGCCGTCGTCTTCGACGCGCCCGAAATCGTCGAAGACCAACTCTACCCGCAGTTAGAGAAGTCGCTGTCGGGCGTCGTCTCCGAACTCGACCGCCGCGGCTTCGCCCCGCTGCGGGCGACGGCGATGGCGGACGGCCGCGCGGTGCTGTTCGTCGAGTGCTCGGTCGCCGAACGCTCGGCGTTTGCGCGTCACGACGGCCCGCCGGTCGCCGTGCGACAGCACGCGACCGGTTTCTTCGAGAAGTACCAGGGAGCCGACGACGTGTACGGCCCCTTCATTGACGGTGACCGGTACGTCGTCGAGCGCGAGCGCGCGTTCACGACGCCCGAGGCGCTCCTGTCGAGCGACGCGCTGTTCGACGTGGCGCTGGGCGCGCAGGTGGGGTCGGTACTGGGAGAACGGTACGAGGTGCTCGTCGGCGACGACGTGGCGACGCTGGCCGACGAGTTCGGCGACGAACTCCGCGCTCACTTCGAACCGCGGCCGTAG
- a CDS encoding histone deacetylase family protein — protein MKFGYNETCLEHDTGPRHPETADRLLAIREGLKKRHGVEYVDADPATESEVMRVHDDDYVEAVKEFCASGGGNWDPDTVACEGTWDAALASAGLSQWAARAALDGNDGRNTPFALGRPPGHHAVFDDAMGFCYFNNAAVAAQAVLDDGDAERVAIFDWDVHHGNGTQDIFYDRGDVFYASIHEDGLYPGTGELDETGEGDGELATFNAPLAAGSGDADYLYVVESGLAPVFESFDPDLLVVSAGFDAHRHDPISRMRVSTEGYALLTDAVRMLAEETDAALSFVLEGGYGLDTLSEGVATVHETFDGRRPMDPDEDPDEETVEIVDELLDRYGLDSA, from the coding sequence ATGAAGTTCGGCTACAACGAGACGTGCCTCGAACACGACACCGGCCCGCGTCACCCGGAGACGGCCGACCGTCTCCTCGCCATCCGCGAGGGACTGAAGAAACGCCACGGCGTCGAGTACGTCGACGCCGACCCGGCGACGGAGTCGGAGGTCATGCGCGTCCACGACGACGACTACGTCGAGGCGGTCAAGGAGTTCTGCGCCAGCGGCGGCGGCAACTGGGACCCCGACACCGTCGCCTGCGAGGGAACGTGGGACGCCGCGCTCGCCAGCGCCGGCCTCTCCCAGTGGGCCGCCCGCGCGGCGCTCGACGGAAACGACGGTCGAAACACCCCGTTCGCACTCGGCCGACCCCCGGGGCACCACGCCGTCTTCGACGACGCGATGGGCTTTTGCTACTTCAACAACGCCGCAGTCGCCGCCCAGGCGGTGCTCGACGACGGAGACGCCGAACGCGTCGCTATCTTCGACTGGGACGTCCACCACGGCAACGGCACGCAGGACATCTTCTACGACCGCGGCGACGTGTTCTACGCCTCCATCCACGAGGACGGCCTCTACCCCGGCACGGGCGAACTCGACGAGACCGGCGAGGGCGACGGCGAACTGGCGACGTTCAACGCCCCGCTGGCGGCCGGCAGCGGCGACGCCGACTACCTGTACGTCGTCGAGTCGGGACTCGCCCCCGTCTTCGAGTCGTTCGACCCCGACCTGCTCGTCGTCAGCGCGGGCTTCGACGCACACCGCCACGACCCCATCTCGCGGATGCGCGTCTCTACCGAGGGATACGCCCTCTTGACCGACGCCGTCCGGATGCTCGCCGAGGAGACCGACGCCGCGCTCTCGTTCGTTCTGGAGGGCGGATACGGCCTCGACACGCTCTCTGAGGGCGTCGCCACCGTCCACGAGACGTTCGACGGTCGCCGCCCGATGGACCCCGACGAGGACCCCGACGAGGAGACGGTCGAGATCGTCGACGAACTGCTCGACCGCTACGGTCTCGACTCGGCGTAG
- a CDS encoding histone — translation MSVELPFAPVDTLIRRNAGELRVSADAAEELARRIQLHGARLAEDAAEHATADGRKTLMAEDFGVEQVVSRDALELPIAPIDRIARLDIDDQYRVSMEARIALADILEDYANNVASAATKLAHHADRRTVQAEDIETYFSLFE, via the coding sequence ATGAGTGTCGAGTTACCGTTCGCCCCCGTCGACACGCTCATCCGACGGAACGCGGGCGAACTCCGAGTCAGCGCCGACGCGGCCGAAGAACTCGCACGTCGCATCCAACTCCACGGCGCGCGACTCGCCGAGGACGCCGCCGAACACGCGACGGCGGACGGTCGAAAGACACTGATGGCCGAGGACTTCGGCGTCGAACAGGTCGTCAGCCGCGACGCGCTCGAACTCCCCATCGCCCCCATCGACCGAATCGCGCGACTCGATATCGACGACCAGTACCGCGTCTCGATGGAGGCGCGCATCGCGCTCGCGGACATCCTCGAAGATTACGCCAACAACGTCGCGAGCGCGGCGACGAAACTCGCCCACCACGCCGACCGGCGCACCGTCCAGGCCGAAGACATCGAGACGTACTTCTCCCTCTTCGAGTAG
- a CDS encoding single-stranded DNA binding protein, producing MGAIEEVYEDLDTDVEFEEFEAAVEEKVEQMGGLADEETAAMLIAHELRDEEVNGIADVEPGMDEVKFVAKVVSVGDLRTFERDGEDEDGRVVNVEVADETGRIRISFWDEIAESIAEGELDVGEVLRIKGRPKDGYNGVEVNVDQAEPDPDAEVDVQILDSYRVEDLSLGLSDVNLKGQVLDSGTVRTFSRDDGSEGRVSNLALGDPTGRIRVTLWDDKADLAEEFDAGESVEVVDGYVRERDGNLELHVGSRGAVERLDETVQYVPETTDIGSLEIGQTVDIAGGVIEADPKRTFERNDGSEGQVRNIRVKDDTGDVRVALWGEKADTEVELADHVVLADVEIKDGWQEDIEASAGWRSTVTVQKDAPASSDSGASDDASSNAGGLSAFGGESSGSSSDSGASDGPSASNGTAAAATVETEDASADGETVEFTGTVVQAGDPVILDNGTETRSVDTGANLRLGETVTVRGTLSGDRIDADEVL from the coding sequence ATGGGCGCGATAGAAGAGGTGTACGAGGACCTCGACACCGACGTCGAGTTCGAGGAGTTCGAAGCCGCAGTCGAAGAGAAGGTCGAACAGATGGGCGGCCTCGCCGACGAGGAGACGGCGGCGATGCTCATCGCCCACGAACTCCGCGACGAGGAAGTCAACGGCATCGCCGACGTCGAACCCGGGATGGACGAGGTGAAGTTCGTCGCGAAGGTCGTCAGCGTCGGCGACCTCCGGACGTTCGAGCGCGACGGCGAGGACGAGGACGGCCGCGTCGTCAACGTCGAAGTCGCCGACGAGACGGGGAGAATCCGTATCTCCTTCTGGGACGAGATTGCCGAGTCCATCGCCGAGGGCGAACTCGACGTGGGAGAGGTGCTCCGCATCAAAGGCCGCCCGAAGGACGGCTACAACGGCGTCGAGGTGAACGTCGACCAGGCGGAACCCGACCCCGACGCCGAAGTCGACGTGCAGATTCTCGACAGCTACCGCGTCGAAGATCTCTCGCTCGGTCTCTCGGACGTGAACCTGAAGGGACAGGTGCTCGACAGCGGCACCGTCCGCACGTTCTCGCGCGACGACGGCTCGGAGGGCCGCGTCTCGAACCTCGCACTCGGCGATCCGACGGGACGCATCCGCGTCACGCTCTGGGACGACAAAGCCGACCTCGCCGAGGAGTTCGACGCCGGGGAGAGCGTCGAAGTCGTCGACGGCTACGTCCGCGAGCGCGACGGTAACCTCGAACTCCACGTCGGCTCGCGCGGTGCGGTCGAGCGCCTCGACGAGACCGTCCAGTACGTCCCCGAGACGACCGACATCGGCTCGCTCGAGATCGGCCAGACCGTCGACATCGCCGGCGGCGTCATCGAGGCCGACCCCAAGCGGACGTTCGAGCGCAACGACGGCTCGGAGGGACAGGTCAGAAACATCCGCGTGAAGGACGACACCGGCGACGTGCGCGTCGCGCTCTGGGGCGAGAAAGCCGACACCGAGGTCGAACTCGCCGACCACGTCGTCCTTGCGGACGTCGAAATCAAAGACGGCTGGCAGGAGGACATCGAGGCCTCCGCCGGGTGGCGCTCGACGGTGACCGTCCAGAAGGACGCGCCCGCCTCCAGCGACTCGGGCGCGAGCGACGACGCGAGCTCGAACGCCGGTGGCCTCTCCGCGTTCGGCGGCGAGTCGAGCGGTTCTTCGAGCGACAGCGGCGCGTCTGACGGCCCCTCCGCTTCCAACGGCACCGCCGCGGCGGCGACAGTCGAAACCGAGGACGCGAGCGCCGACGGCGAGACGGTCGAGTTCACCGGTACCGTCGTCCAGGCGGGCGACCCGGTCATCCTCGACAACGGCACCGAGACGCGCAGCGTCGACACCGGCGCGAATCTCCGACTCGGCGAGACGGTCACCGTCCGCGGAACGCTCTCGGGAGACCGTATCGACGCCGACGAAGTGCTCTGA
- a CDS encoding glycerophosphodiester phosphodiesterase family protein, with protein sequence MVRRQSAEIDRRTFVKGTGAALGTAAVGGVATARGRSTDEASGADVSFGEGDDPIEIAHRGFAGQYPENTVAAAVGSGLANADAIEIDVVPCAGGEVVVFHDDGLSERAGDGLTDREGLVWETDCETVLEAEVLNSGETVPTLEELMDAIPTELAVNIELKNPGSANLAFAEDVDGDELDRRKELWRPFVEDVFDVAANYDNEILVSSFYEAALAVTREIDESIPVAFLFWDSIEEGLRVTREYDCEALHPPFDMIQGSPFFDTGAYIEDSDFADIDLLEVAHEEGRTVNVYTVTTWYEAEQLAAAGVDGLIADYPGLLTASDPGRGDGD encoded by the coding sequence ATGGTTCGACGACAATCCGCGGAGATAGATAGACGAACGTTCGTGAAAGGGACCGGTGCCGCGCTCGGCACCGCCGCGGTCGGCGGCGTCGCGACAGCGAGAGGGAGATCCACGGACGAGGCGAGCGGCGCCGACGTCTCGTTCGGCGAAGGCGACGACCCGATCGAGATCGCCCATCGAGGGTTCGCCGGTCAGTATCCCGAGAACACGGTCGCGGCGGCCGTCGGGTCGGGGCTCGCGAACGCGGACGCCATCGAGATAGACGTCGTACCCTGCGCGGGCGGGGAAGTCGTCGTCTTCCACGACGACGGCCTCTCGGAACGCGCCGGCGACGGCCTCACCGACCGGGAGGGACTCGTCTGGGAAACCGACTGCGAGACGGTGCTGGAAGCAGAGGTCCTGAACAGCGGTGAGACCGTACCGACGCTCGAAGAACTGATGGACGCGATTCCGACCGAGCTCGCGGTCAACATCGAACTCAAGAACCCCGGTTCCGCGAACCTCGCGTTCGCCGAGGACGTCGACGGCGACGAGCTGGACCGTCGAAAGGAGCTGTGGCGACCGTTCGTCGAGGACGTCTTCGACGTCGCCGCGAACTACGACAACGAGATACTCGTCTCGTCGTTCTACGAGGCTGCACTCGCCGTGACCCGAGAGATCGACGAGTCGATTCCCGTCGCCTTCCTCTTCTGGGACTCCATCGAGGAAGGCCTCCGGGTCACTCGGGAGTACGATTGCGAGGCGCTGCACCCACCGTTCGACATGATCCAGGGCTCGCCCTTCTTCGACACCGGCGCGTACATCGAGGACTCCGACTTCGCGGACATCGACCTCCTCGAAGTCGCCCACGAGGAGGGCCGGACGGTGAACGTCTACACCGTCACGACGTGGTACGAAGCCGAGCAACTCGCCGCGGCCGGGGTCGACGGACTCATCGCCGACTACCCCGGGCTGCTGACCGCGAGCGACCCCGGTCGCGGAGACGGCGACTGA
- a CDS encoding DUF309 domain-containing protein, translating into MENSLRAGLAIYNAGEYHAAHDAWEGTWLEAEDGSNDERLLHGLIQFTAVVYHARRRNWSGARRLAGSAHGYLSGLPDDYRGVNIAVVRTELARLAADTERIERRRPLRLTHEGEALSLADLDFESTTVVARVRAEHDTRFDEGRIDAAIDAAREEREEGHRTRYIALVMDFATGSDAERPIIYRRLCDHLERREQKRRDVEGLFE; encoded by the coding sequence ATGGAGAACTCGCTCCGAGCAGGTCTCGCCATCTACAACGCGGGCGAGTACCACGCGGCCCACGACGCGTGGGAGGGGACGTGGCTCGAAGCCGAGGACGGCAGTAACGACGAGCGACTGCTCCACGGACTCATCCAGTTCACCGCCGTCGTCTACCACGCCCGTCGCCGCAACTGGAGCGGGGCACGACGACTCGCCGGGAGCGCTCACGGCTATCTCAGCGGTCTCCCGGACGACTACCGCGGCGTGAATATCGCGGTCGTCCGGACGGAGCTCGCACGACTCGCGGCCGACACCGAGCGGATCGAGCGTCGCCGACCACTCCGACTCACGCACGAGGGCGAAGCGCTTTCGCTCGCCGACCTCGACTTCGAGTCAACGACCGTCGTCGCCCGCGTTCGGGCGGAACACGACACTCGATTCGACGAGGGCCGAATCGACGCGGCTATCGACGCCGCCCGCGAGGAGCGCGAAGAGGGGCACCGAACGCGCTACATCGCGCTCGTGATGGACTTCGCAACCGGGAGCGACGCCGAACGACCGATAATATACCGGCGGCTCTGTGACCACCTCGAACGCCGCGAGCAGAAGCGACGCGACGTGGAAGGGTTGTTCGAGTAG
- a CDS encoding DUF7553 family protein, whose amino-acid sequence MEHSDEPIAAARAEIRRASDRTDGETREQLLSLDEGLMELGGGDKVESDGPPKEDRVEQVEETLVGLANELDDDHWIQDRLETARDYLDQYRQERGVPTDEGR is encoded by the coding sequence ATGGAGCACTCGGACGAACCTATCGCGGCCGCACGAGCGGAGATTCGCCGGGCGAGCGACCGTACCGACGGGGAGACGCGCGAACAGTTGCTCTCGCTCGACGAGGGGTTGATGGAACTCGGCGGCGGCGACAAGGTCGAGTCCGACGGCCCGCCGAAGGAGGACCGCGTCGAACAGGTCGAGGAGACACTCGTCGGGTTAGCGAACGAACTCGACGACGACCACTGGATACAGGACCGCCTCGAAACGGCCCGCGACTACCTCGACCAGTACCGTCAGGAACGCGGGGTTCCGACCGACGAGGGGCGATAG
- a CDS encoding TIGR03557 family F420-dependent LLM class oxidoreductase, with amino-acid sequence MTEFGYTLSSEEFAPNDLVDYAREAEERGYDFVSISDHYHPWVSEQGHAPFVWSTLGGVATATEEIDVVVGVSCPIMRMHPAIFAQATATTAQMLGDRFVWGVGTGENLNEHILGDHWPPHRVRLEMLEEAVEVVRKLWDGGQTSHYGEHYTVENARLFTRPEETPPIAVSAYGERAAKAAAEFGDGFWCVGPQEEPLRIFEENGGDGPTFAQMTVCYAEDEDEAVETAYEQWPNSFVPGELSSILPTPTHFEQATQAVSKEDVREADSVITDPDPQTHVENLEKFVDAGYDHVYVHQVGDDQESFFEFYENEVWPSFDFD; translated from the coding sequence ATGACGGAGTTCGGCTACACGCTGTCGAGCGAGGAGTTCGCGCCGAACGACCTCGTCGACTACGCGCGGGAAGCCGAAGAGCGTGGGTACGACTTCGTCTCCATCTCGGACCACTACCACCCCTGGGTGAGCGAGCAGGGACACGCGCCGTTCGTCTGGAGCACGCTCGGCGGCGTCGCGACGGCAACCGAGGAGATCGACGTCGTCGTCGGCGTCTCCTGTCCCATCATGCGGATGCACCCCGCGATATTCGCGCAGGCGACGGCGACGACCGCGCAGATGCTCGGCGACCGCTTCGTCTGGGGCGTCGGCACCGGCGAGAACCTCAACGAGCACATCCTCGGCGACCACTGGCCGCCGCACCGCGTCCGACTGGAGATGCTCGAAGAGGCCGTCGAAGTCGTCCGAAAACTCTGGGACGGCGGGCAGACGAGCCACTACGGCGAGCACTACACCGTCGAGAACGCGCGCCTGTTCACGCGTCCCGAGGAGACGCCGCCCATCGCCGTCTCCGCGTACGGCGAGCGCGCGGCGAAAGCGGCCGCCGAGTTCGGCGACGGTTTCTGGTGTGTCGGCCCGCAGGAGGAGCCGCTCCGGATATTCGAAGAGAACGGCGGCGACGGGCCGACGTTCGCACAGATGACCGTCTGCTACGCCGAAGACGAGGACGAGGCCGTCGAGACGGCCTACGAGCAGTGGCCGAACTCGTTCGTCCCCGGCGAACTCTCCTCGATACTGCCGACACCGACGCACTTCGAGCAGGCCACGCAGGCTGTCTCGAAGGAGGACGTCCGCGAGGCCGACAGCGTCATCACCGACCCGGACCCGCAGACCCACGTCGAGAACCTCGAGAAGTTCGTCGACGCGGGCTACGACCACGTGTACGTCCATCAGGTCGGCGACGACCAGGAGTCGTTCTTCGAGTTCTACGAGAACGAAGTGTGGCCCTCGTTCGACTTCGACTGA
- the azf gene encoding NAD-dependent glucose-6-phosphate dehydrogenase Azf has product MDDPVLLTGAGGRVGQAILGGIGEDHDWRLLDREPLADEKLPPGTTQDDVYVADITDREALTPAVDGVGTIIHLAGDPRPEAPWDSVLRNNIDGTQALFETAVEAGVDKVAFASSNHAVSAFETERRTPDIYRPESEFLLDGSELPRPGNLYGVSKAAGETLGRYYHDQTHLSVVCVRIGNLTRDHPPIDYERGQAMWLSYRDCAHLFDCCIRADYGYEIVYGISDNDRKYYSIERTKEVLDYDPQDNSAEFE; this is encoded by the coding sequence ATGGACGACCCGGTTTTACTGACGGGCGCGGGCGGGCGCGTCGGGCAAGCCATTCTCGGTGGTATCGGCGAGGACCACGACTGGCGACTGCTCGACCGCGAACCGCTGGCAGACGAGAAACTCCCCCCCGGAACGACGCAAGACGACGTCTACGTCGCCGACATCACGGACCGCGAGGCGCTCACACCGGCCGTCGACGGCGTCGGCACCATCATCCACCTCGCGGGCGATCCGCGCCCGGAAGCGCCGTGGGACAGCGTGCTCCGGAACAACATCGACGGGACACAGGCGCTGTTCGAGACGGCGGTCGAGGCGGGCGTCGACAAGGTCGCCTTCGCCTCCTCGAACCACGCGGTGAGCGCCTTCGAGACCGAGCGCCGGACGCCGGACATCTACCGCCCCGAGAGCGAGTTCCTGCTCGACGGGAGCGAGCTTCCCCGGCCGGGGAACCTCTACGGCGTGAGTAAGGCGGCGGGCGAGACGCTCGGGCGCTACTACCACGACCAGACCCACCTCTCGGTCGTCTGCGTCCGCATCGGCAACCTGACGCGCGACCACCCGCCGATCGACTACGAGCGCGGACAGGCGATGTGGCTCTCCTACCGCGACTGCGCGCACCTGTTCGACTGCTGCATCCGCGCCGACTACGGCTACGAGATCGTTTACGGAATCAGCGATAACGACCGCAAGTACTACTCCATCGAGCGGACCAAGGAGGTTCTCGACTACGACCCGCAGGACAACTCCGCCGAGTTCGAGTGA
- a CDS encoding dihydroneopterin aldolase family protein yields the protein MVTDAEQACFEAGIKFGSLYHQFAGTPVSVDSARSLEVAMAEAIENQPYCETVSVTVLDDRVADAIDHENGYTELTGSLMEVEMEIRYESVNVRTRMEMEDGYPLMKLVDVDA from the coding sequence ATGGTCACCGACGCAGAGCAGGCGTGTTTCGAGGCGGGAATCAAGTTCGGGTCGCTCTACCACCAGTTCGCCGGAACGCCCGTCAGCGTCGACAGCGCGCGGAGTCTCGAAGTCGCGATGGCGGAGGCTATCGAGAATCAACCGTACTGCGAGACAGTCTCGGTGACGGTTCTCGATGACCGGGTCGCCGACGCCATCGACCACGAGAACGGCTACACCGAACTCACCGGGTCGCTCATGGAGGTCGAGATGGAGATTCGGTACGAATCAGTCAACGTCCGCACGCGCATGGAGATGGAAGACGGCTATCCGCTGATGAAACTAGTCGACGTAGACGCGTAG
- a CDS encoding DUF5790 family protein, producing MSQSQLGDDELFGEAAAEMREDVEEHLAAARETLPEGNDIWETEADNVLGVLNGLRSALDTGDAEDHLRQAKKWYTIGERADAFEDADDLAEAIEDIEELLEQITEAHENVGELASTIPQLRGALDEAHEEADDESEADEDEDDEEETEADDEDDEDDEDDEE from the coding sequence ATGAGCCAATCGCAACTGGGCGACGACGAACTGTTCGGCGAGGCGGCCGCGGAGATGCGCGAAGACGTCGAGGAACACCTCGCCGCGGCGCGCGAGACGCTTCCGGAGGGCAACGACATCTGGGAGACGGAGGCCGACAACGTCCTCGGTGTGCTCAACGGCCTGCGCTCGGCGCTCGACACCGGCGACGCCGAAGACCACCTCCGACAGGCGAAGAAGTGGTACACCATCGGCGAACGCGCCGACGCGTTCGAGGACGCAGACGACCTCGCAGAGGCCATCGAGGACATCGAGGAACTGCTCGAACAGATAACCGAGGCCCACGAGAACGTCGGCGAACTCGCCAGCACGATTCCGCAACTCCGCGGCGCGTTGGACGAGGCCCACGAAGAAGCCGACGACGAGAGCGAAGCAGACGAGGACGAAGACGACGAGGAAGAGACGGAAGCCGACGACGAGGACGACGAGGACGACGAGGACGACGAGGAGTGA
- a CDS encoding creatininase family protein encodes MQLTDAAWTDVRDLDTDLALLPVGSTEQHGPHAPLGTDALTAEAVAAAGAEAADRDVVVGPTVPVGVAEEHRQFPGTLWVSEETFRSYVRETVQSLAYHGFDRVVVVNGHGGNVGALREVTARVSRHDDAYAVPFTWFEAVGEHATRMGHGGPLETALLRHVAPETVHEDRMEEARTGAADRWGEWVASVNLAHDSAEFSENGVVGDPSDGDAVLGEELLDVAAAALARVLDVVAERDVSRPERRT; translated from the coding sequence ATGCAGCTCACCGACGCCGCGTGGACCGATGTCCGAGACCTCGACACCGACCTCGCGTTACTCCCGGTCGGCAGCACCGAACAGCACGGTCCACACGCCCCCCTCGGAACCGACGCGCTCACCGCCGAAGCGGTCGCTGCGGCGGGTGCGGAGGCGGCCGACAGAGATGTCGTCGTTGGACCGACCGTCCCCGTCGGCGTCGCCGAGGAACACCGACAGTTCCCCGGGACGCTCTGGGTTTCGGAGGAGACGTTCCGCTCGTACGTCCGTGAGACGGTTCAGAGCCTCGCGTACCACGGCTTCGACCGCGTCGTCGTCGTCAACGGCCACGGCGGCAACGTCGGCGCGCTCCGCGAGGTGACGGCGAGAGTCAGTCGTCACGACGACGCGTACGCCGTCCCGTTCACCTGGTTCGAAGCCGTCGGCGAACACGCGACGCGGATGGGCCACGGCGGGCCGCTGGAGACGGCGCTGCTCAGACACGTCGCTCCCGAGACGGTACACGAAGACCGAATGGAGGAGGCGAGAACGGGGGCGGCCGACCGCTGGGGCGAGTGGGTCGCGAGCGTCAACCTCGCGCACGACTCGGCGGAGTTCTCCGAGAATGGCGTCGTCGGCGACCCGAGCGACGGCGACGCGGTACTGGGCGAAGAACTGCTCGACGTGGCCGCAGCGGCGCTGGCACGCGTCCTTGACGTGGTCGCCGAGCGGGACGTTTCGAGGCCCGAACGACGGACGTAG
- a CDS encoding DUF5789 family protein gives MSNDEADDSRELGVEFGELEGELESHDYPTTTEELVDEYGDYELELSNGTRTFGEVMEPYQEEMDQDFEDAEEVKQAVLNMVGSEAVGRQRYSDRGNEQSQDEQESV, from the coding sequence ATGAGTAACGACGAAGCCGACGACAGCCGCGAGTTGGGCGTCGAGTTCGGCGAGTTGGAAGGCGAACTCGAATCGCACGACTACCCGACGACGACGGAGGAACTCGTCGACGAGTACGGCGACTACGAACTCGAACTCTCGAACGGGACGCGGACGTTCGGCGAAGTCATGGAGCCGTACCAAGAGGAGATGGACCAAGACTTCGAAGACGCCGAGGAGGTCAAGCAGGCGGTGCTGAACATGGTCGGGTCGGAAGCGGTCGGCCGCCAGCGGTACAGCGATCGCGGCAACGAGCAGTCACAGGACGAGCAGGAATCGGTTTAA